Proteins encoded together in one Streptomyces sp. TLI_171 window:
- a CDS encoding HEAT repeat domain-containing protein, translating to MFEPVIAPSASLLGLLQRGRGDGQLHALAADRDEAIAAVESCVTNDPRADWQVENRSLYYARLYMELEAPLTGLELHLHSPEDDVDNDEARTGLALAVLGHLAGYGRRDALDLLRAYTATGANWAWALDELALRDSDEALLALAPAVLGRFPADPEGEAELRAAIRAAYEPRVWRLWAVHHPRVAAASEQSPFDLWQRQLNRPGVTPGWSTADVLAWADQGEGTDPQSLARRAAAAARCLTAVVRPEDAPLLHDAAADGPPGARCAALRHLVEQRDAAAAEFIETAAADLDHRVVTTALELLGRMRGPEALAHARRWADPATGSADSALGQAAVRLLADAGDPCDAPLVVAALHQWISLNGVTGTGLGSLVDGVGRLRAHAAVPALRHVYGEAASSELRGRAAQALAVTDPYFGEGPAVECLWDCEESTRELAATHVTTTGDARVLERLRRLAADPAEEAEVHAAVRGRLTARDR from the coding sequence ATGTTCGAGCCAGTGATAGCGCCCAGCGCCAGCCTCCTCGGCCTCCTGCAGAGAGGCCGCGGAGACGGGCAGCTGCATGCGTTGGCCGCAGACCGCGACGAGGCGATCGCCGCCGTCGAGAGTTGCGTGACCAACGATCCCCGCGCCGACTGGCAGGTCGAGAACCGCTCCTTGTACTACGCGCGGCTCTACATGGAGCTCGAGGCCCCCCTCACCGGCCTCGAACTCCACCTCCACTCGCCCGAGGACGACGTCGACAACGACGAGGCCCGCACCGGCCTCGCCCTCGCCGTGCTCGGCCACTTGGCCGGCTACGGCCGCCGGGACGCCCTCGACCTGCTGCGCGCCTACACCGCCACCGGGGCCAACTGGGCCTGGGCCCTCGACGAACTCGCCCTGCGCGACTCCGACGAGGCCCTGCTCGCGCTCGCCCCCGCCGTCCTAGGCCGGTTCCCCGCCGATCCGGAGGGCGAGGCCGAGCTGCGCGCCGCCATCCGCGCCGCGTACGAGCCCCGGGTGTGGCGGCTGTGGGCCGTCCACCACCCGCGGGTCGCCGCCGCGAGCGAGCAGTCCCCGTTCGACCTGTGGCAGCGGCAGCTCAACCGCCCCGGCGTCACCCCCGGCTGGTCCACCGCCGACGTGCTCGCCTGGGCCGACCAGGGCGAGGGCACCGACCCGCAGTCGCTGGCCCGCCGGGCCGCCGCCGCGGCCCGCTGCCTGACCGCCGTGGTCCGCCCCGAGGACGCACCCCTGCTGCACGACGCCGCCGCCGACGGGCCGCCCGGCGCCCGCTGCGCAGCGCTCCGCCACCTGGTCGAGCAACGGGACGCCGCGGCCGCCGAGTTCATCGAGACCGCCGCCGCCGACCTGGACCACCGGGTGGTCACCACCGCGCTGGAACTGCTCGGCCGGATGCGAGGTCCCGAGGCGCTCGCGCACGCCCGCCGCTGGGCCGACCCGGCGACCGGCAGCGCGGACAGCGCCCTCGGCCAGGCCGCCGTCCGCCTCCTCGCGGACGCCGGTGACCCGTGCGACGCACCGCTGGTGGTCGCCGCCCTGCACCAGTGGATCTCGCTGAACGGCGTGACCGGCACCGGCCTCGGCAGCCTGGTCGACGGCGTCGGCCGGCTCCGCGCGCACGCCGCGGTCCCCGCCCTGCGGCACGTCTACGGCGAGGCCGCCTCCTCCGAGCTGCGCGGCCGCGCCGCCCAGGCGCTCGCCGTCACCGATCCGTACTTCGGCGAGGGCCCCGCGGTCGAGTGCCTGTGGGACTGCGAGGAGTCCACCCGCGAGCTCGCCGCCACCCATGTCACCACCACCGGTGACGCCCGGGTGCTCGAACGACTGCGCCGACTGGCCGCCGATCCGGCCGAGGAGGCCGAGGTGCACGCCGCCGTGCGCGGCCGCCTCACCGCCCGGGACCGGTAG
- a CDS encoding VOC family protein, with translation MTLAWKLVVDSADAPAIAEFWAAALEYRVEDPTALIDSLLADGRLPEAAVTERGGRKLFRGYSAVRHPDDPFDPLSDIGKGRRILFQDVPEPKTGKNRLHLDIHSDGHLEAVVTRLESLGATRVQEHDQGPVGHWWVMRDPEGNEFCVA, from the coding sequence ATGACACTCGCTTGGAAACTGGTCGTGGACAGTGCGGACGCCCCCGCCATCGCCGAGTTCTGGGCCGCCGCCCTCGAGTACCGCGTCGAGGACCCCACCGCCCTGATCGACTCCCTGCTCGCCGACGGCCGGCTCCCCGAAGCCGCCGTCACCGAACGCGGCGGCCGCAAGCTCTTCCGCGGCTACTCCGCCGTCCGCCACCCCGACGACCCGTTCGACCCGCTCAGCGACATCGGCAAGGGCCGCCGCATCCTCTTCCAGGACGTCCCCGAGCCCAAGACCGGCAAGAACCGCCTGCACCTCGACATCCACTCCGACGGCCACCTCGAAGCGGTCGTCACCCGCCTCGAATCCCTCGGCGCCACCCGGGTCCAGGAGCACGACCAGGGCCCCGTCGGCCACTGGTGGGTCATGCGGGACCCCGAGGGCAACGAGTTCTGCGTCGCCTGA
- a CDS encoding PTS fructose transporter subunit IIA, translating into MDQRDRSRADVIPITTAPSAPPVGAATGTVTAPAPAVPRPTRPIGHGRVGVVLVSHSLGLADAVRALTLALAESDDPAPVTSTGGSLGDGPGASAVLVAAAARRVDQGHGVAVLCDLEDAVQTVLALLSQADEHGLPFPVRFADAPFVEGAVAAVATATAGGDLAAVLDAAEETGRRPKR; encoded by the coding sequence ATGGACCAGCGGGACCGCAGCCGCGCCGACGTCATCCCGATCACCACCGCGCCGTCGGCCCCGCCGGTGGGCGCTGCGACGGGCACGGTGACCGCGCCCGCGCCGGCCGTACCGCGCCCGACCCGGCCGATCGGGCACGGCCGGGTCGGAGTGGTGCTGGTGTCGCACAGCCTCGGACTCGCGGACGCGGTGCGGGCGCTGACGCTGGCCCTGGCGGAGTCGGACGATCCGGCGCCGGTCACCTCGACCGGCGGTTCGCTGGGCGACGGGCCGGGCGCCAGCGCGGTGCTGGTGGCCGCGGCGGCCCGCCGGGTCGACCAGGGCCACGGGGTGGCGGTGCTCTGCGACCTGGAGGACGCGGTGCAGACGGTGCTGGCGCTGCTGTCGCAGGCCGACGAGCACGGACTGCCGTTCCCGGTGCGGTTCGCGGACGCCCCGTTCGTGGAGGGCGCGGTGGCGGCGGTGGCGACCGCGACGGCCGGCGGCGACCTGGCGGCGGTGCTGGACGCGGCGGAGGAGACCGGGCGTCGTCCGAAGCGCTGA
- a CDS encoding sugar transferase, translating to MKRGGDLAVAALAGIIAVPLGLVIALLIRATMGGPVIFRQTRSGRHGQEFRILKFRTMRDKRHEDEPDAPRITRLGALLRKTSLDELPQLWNVVRGDMGVIGPRPTLPEQVAHYSERQRGRLALRPGLTGWAQVRGRNSITWPERIELDLWYIEHRSLLLDLRILALTAKMLLRPTGITAAGGVNPGFPVPAETPAAPARIVLPRQATAAAPRLIQEELRG from the coding sequence ATGAAGCGAGGGGGGGACCTCGCGGTCGCCGCACTGGCCGGGATCATCGCCGTCCCGCTCGGCCTGGTGATCGCCCTCCTGATCCGCGCCACCATGGGCGGACCGGTGATCTTCCGGCAGACCCGCTCCGGCCGCCACGGCCAGGAGTTCCGCATCCTCAAGTTCCGCACCATGCGCGACAAGCGCCACGAGGACGAGCCCGACGCCCCGCGCATCACCCGCCTCGGCGCGCTGCTGCGCAAGACCAGCCTGGACGAACTCCCGCAGCTGTGGAACGTCGTCCGCGGCGACATGGGCGTCATCGGGCCCCGCCCCACCCTGCCCGAGCAGGTCGCCCACTACTCCGAGCGCCAGCGCGGCCGCCTCGCGCTGCGCCCCGGCCTCACCGGCTGGGCCCAGGTCCGCGGCCGCAACTCCATCACCTGGCCCGAACGGATCGAACTCGACCTCTGGTACATCGAGCACCGCAGCCTGCTGCTCGACCTGCGCATCCTCGCCCTCACCGCGAAGATGTTGCTGCGCCCCACCGGCATCACCGCCGCCGGCGGCGTCAACCCCGGCTTCCCGGTGCCCGCCGAGACGCCCGCCGCACCCGCCAGGATCGTGCTGCCCCGGCAGGCCACCGCGGCCGCGCCCCGGCTGATCCAGGAGGAACTGCGAGGCTGA
- a CDS encoding acyl-CoA dehydrogenase family protein, translating to MTRTAAQPNVPAPGTAGTESTDRAALDRALARLPRVVDLLAARAAEHDRDGTFPYQGVEAVHEAGLLTLTIGQRHGGPGAGLADTVRVLARLGRGDASVALLAAHTLLHHAEQARTAPWPAALYRRLLTESRRGPALVGTLRAPAGRPPGVTARWHGSAWQLSGRATHCPGAEALAWLAVEARTTETQPRTGLFLVRADSAGLEIDPAADQLGLRAAAGHDVLLEDARVGADAAVLPRGPGAGPGPVDRVSDAWRQLALAAVLLGTARAALDWSAGRLRGSTAHRRPLGELDAALTGAEELVHGLAARTDTDPAAADRAPAVQLLAARTAGDTVQRALTLTGSAGLDRRQPLERHLRDTLSLRTQLPAEDTVLDALGRALLGD from the coding sequence ATGACCCGCACCGCAGCGCAGCCGAACGTCCCCGCACCCGGCACCGCCGGCACCGAGTCCACCGACCGGGCCGCCCTCGACCGGGCGCTCGCCCGGCTGCCCCGGGTGGTCGACCTGCTCGCCGCCCGCGCCGCCGAACACGACCGCGACGGCACCTTCCCGTACCAGGGCGTCGAAGCCGTCCACGAAGCCGGCCTGCTCACCCTGACGATCGGTCAGCGGCACGGCGGCCCCGGCGCCGGACTCGCCGACACCGTCCGGGTGCTGGCCCGACTCGGCCGCGGCGACGCCTCGGTGGCCCTGCTCGCCGCGCACACCCTGCTGCACCACGCCGAACAGGCACGCACCGCCCCCTGGCCCGCCGCGCTCTACCGGCGGCTGCTCACCGAATCCCGGCGCGGCCCCGCCCTGGTCGGCACCCTGCGCGCCCCCGCCGGCCGGCCGCCCGGCGTCACCGCCCGCTGGCACGGCAGCGCCTGGCAGCTGAGCGGCCGCGCCACCCACTGCCCCGGCGCGGAAGCCCTCGCCTGGCTCGCCGTCGAGGCCCGCACCACCGAGACCCAGCCCCGCACCGGCCTGTTCCTGGTCCGCGCCGACAGCGCGGGGCTGGAAATCGACCCCGCCGCCGACCAGCTCGGCCTGCGCGCCGCGGCCGGCCACGACGTCCTGCTGGAGGACGCCCGGGTCGGCGCCGACGCCGCGGTGCTGCCCCGCGGGCCGGGCGCCGGGCCCGGGCCGGTCGACCGGGTCTCCGACGCGTGGCGCCAACTCGCCCTCGCCGCGGTCCTGCTGGGCACCGCCCGGGCCGCCCTCGACTGGTCCGCGGGCCGGCTGCGCGGCAGCACCGCGCACCGCCGCCCGCTCGGCGAACTCGACGCGGCGCTCACCGGCGCCGAGGAGCTCGTCCACGGCCTGGCCGCCCGCACCGACACCGACCCGGCGGCCGCCGACCGCGCGCCCGCCGTCCAACTGCTGGCCGCCCGCACCGCGGGCGACACCGTACAGCGCGCCCTCACCCTCACCGGCAGCGCCGGCCTCGACCGCCGCCAACCGCTGGAACGTCACCTGCGCGACACCCTCAGCCTTCGCACCCAACTGCCCGCCGAGGACACCGTGCTGGACGCCCTCGGCCGGGCGTTGCTGGGCGACTGA
- a CDS encoding NUDIX domain-containing protein codes for MGIPAFLAELRSVVGTMPLWLSGVSAVVLDDEGRVLLGRRADTGRWAVIGGIIDPGEQPADTVVRECLEETGVTVRPEALVAVGVTPMIEYPNGDRSQYLDLTFRCRLVSGEARVNDDESLEVGWFHADALPDLPESARERIKLAVAGNSAAHFELTEQLP; via the coding sequence ATGGGAATTCCTGCGTTTCTGGCCGAACTCCGCTCCGTGGTCGGCACCATGCCGCTGTGGCTGTCCGGGGTGTCGGCGGTGGTCCTGGACGACGAGGGCCGGGTGCTGCTCGGGCGGCGCGCGGACACCGGGCGGTGGGCGGTGATCGGCGGGATCATCGACCCGGGCGAGCAGCCCGCGGACACGGTGGTCCGCGAGTGCCTGGAGGAGACCGGAGTGACGGTCCGTCCGGAGGCGCTGGTCGCGGTCGGCGTCACCCCGATGATCGAGTACCCGAACGGCGACCGCTCCCAGTACCTCGACCTGACCTTCCGCTGCCGGCTGGTCTCCGGCGAGGCCCGGGTCAACGACGACGAGTCGCTCGAAGTGGGCTGGTTCCACGCGGACGCGCTCCCCGACCTCCCGGAGAGCGCACGCGAACGGATCAAGCTCGCGGTGGCCGGAAACAGCGCGGCGCACTTCGAACTGACGGAGCAGCTGCCGTAG
- a CDS encoding aminoglycoside phosphotransferase family protein has product MRQSRPGLRPPTAGSGRPAPRAAELRDPRGRTTLVTRPMPEQAGRLGRPAVGRAPEAFVDRVDPAALQTPAVRAVLANVARICPAFLPRQVLREGSRHILIAGTIGRAPVVAKCLAPGALRSAQAEQLVERFHHEVAVYRAFVRHRPPVRLPRLVAADHDRCVLVLERVPGRPAARERHPVNAPTPGEVRAVLGSVRTLNLWRPPTDVFGKPLDYQTEIARFHSVGLLTDRDAGDLRGLLHGLASVPWQLNHGDALLGNILLAPSGPVLLDWEQAGWYLPGYDLAVLWSVLSGDTAARRQISQLAQSGGTLARDAFLVNLVLVLMRELRLHDVPGAGEEQRIMIRRLYDDAALARRAVRAAVGTR; this is encoded by the coding sequence GTGCGCCAGTCGCGCCCCGGTCTGCGCCCGCCGACCGCCGGTTCGGGCCGTCCCGCCCCGCGCGCCGCCGAACTGCGCGACCCGCGCGGGCGCACCACCCTGGTGACCCGTCCGATGCCGGAGCAGGCCGGCAGGCTCGGCAGGCCGGCCGTGGGCCGCGCCCCGGAGGCGTTCGTCGACCGGGTGGATCCGGCCGCGCTGCAGACCCCGGCGGTGCGCGCGGTGCTGGCCAACGTGGCGCGGATATGTCCCGCGTTCCTGCCGCGGCAGGTGCTGCGGGAGGGCAGCCGGCACATCCTGATCGCGGGCACCATCGGCCGCGCCCCGGTGGTGGCGAAGTGCCTGGCGCCGGGGGCGCTGCGCAGCGCGCAGGCGGAGCAGCTGGTGGAGCGCTTCCACCACGAGGTGGCGGTGTACCGGGCGTTCGTGCGGCACCGCCCGCCGGTCCGGCTGCCGCGGCTGGTGGCGGCCGACCACGACCGCTGCGTGCTGGTGCTGGAGCGGGTGCCGGGCCGGCCGGCGGCCCGCGAGCGGCACCCGGTGAACGCGCCGACGCCGGGCGAGGTGCGGGCGGTGCTGGGTTCGGTGCGAACGCTGAACCTGTGGCGGCCGCCGACGGACGTGTTCGGCAAGCCGCTGGACTACCAGACCGAGATCGCCCGGTTCCACTCGGTGGGCCTGCTGACCGACCGGGACGCGGGCGACCTGCGGGGCCTGCTGCACGGCCTGGCCTCGGTGCCGTGGCAGCTGAACCACGGTGACGCGCTGCTGGGCAACATCCTGCTGGCCCCGTCGGGTCCGGTGCTGCTGGACTGGGAGCAGGCCGGCTGGTACCTGCCGGGCTACGACCTGGCGGTGCTCTGGAGCGTGCTGTCGGGCGACACCGCGGCGCGCCGCCAGATCAGTCAACTCGCCCAGTCCGGCGGCACCTTGGCGCGGGACGCGTTCCTGGTGAACCTGGTCCTGGTGCTGATGCGCGAGCTGCGGCTGCACGACGTGCCGGGTGCGGGCGAGGAGCAGCGGATCATGATCCGCCGGCTGTACGACGACGCGGCGCTGGCCCGCCGCGCGGTCCGCGCGGCCGTCGGCACCCGCTGA
- a CDS encoding DUF1775 domain-containing protein → MQQRSRVLRRVLVPVAALGLALGAAGTAAAHVEVDSSTAQALAVGAEVSFSAEGESSTAGITDVKVALPAGLAPADVTLVKAPTGWTLTATADGYAVAGPALAPGTAAEYTVKVRQLPDAASVVFKTLVDYSDGHTDRWIELPQGDTKPAHPAPVLALRPAAAGATPLAPAAAGPSPSASATPSPSAAAPSTPAVTTASAAPAAKKDDGGTSTTAIVLGSLAGLAVLGTLVALALRRRPSR, encoded by the coding sequence ATGCAGCAGCGATCGCGAGTCCTCCGCCGTGTCCTGGTGCCCGTGGCCGCGCTGGGCCTGGCCCTCGGCGCGGCCGGTACCGCCGCCGCGCACGTCGAGGTCGACTCCTCGACCGCGCAGGCGCTCGCCGTCGGCGCCGAGGTGAGCTTCTCGGCCGAGGGCGAGTCCTCCACCGCGGGGATCACCGACGTCAAGGTCGCGCTGCCCGCGGGCCTGGCCCCCGCCGACGTCACGCTGGTCAAGGCCCCCACCGGCTGGACGCTCACTGCCACCGCCGACGGCTACGCCGTCGCCGGGCCGGCGCTCGCGCCCGGCACGGCCGCCGAGTACACGGTGAAGGTCCGTCAACTCCCGGACGCCGCCTCGGTGGTCTTCAAGACCCTGGTCGACTACTCCGACGGCCACACCGACCGGTGGATCGAACTCCCGCAGGGCGACACCAAGCCGGCCCACCCGGCGCCCGTCCTCGCCCTCCGCCCGGCCGCCGCCGGAGCCACCCCGCTGGCCCCGGCCGCCGCCGGCCCGTCGCCGTCCGCCTCCGCGACGCCCTCGCCGTCGGCTGCCGCACCGTCGACCCCCGCCGTCACCACGGCCTCGGCGGCACCGGCGGCCAAGAAGGACGACGGCGGCACCAGCACCACCGCGATCGTGCTCGGCAGCCTGGCCGGCCTCGCCGTGCTCGGCACCCTGGTCGCCCTGGCCCTCCGCCGCCGCCCGAGCCGGTAG
- a CDS encoding NeuD/PglB/VioB family sugar acetyltransferase, translated as MLWIAGAGGVGREALDVALAAGVPVAGFLDDRLAGGEVRGLPVAKPEELPAGAPYLVGIADPAVRARLVDLLDAAGGAAATLVHPRAIIAPETELAAGCLVMGGAHLSSNVLLGPHSQVHYNATVGHDTRLDARVTVYPGANVSGAVHLAADSTVGSGAVVLQGRTVGRAAFVGAGAVVTRDVPPGATVVGAPARPLR; from the coding sequence ATGCTGTGGATCGCGGGAGCCGGCGGCGTCGGCCGGGAGGCACTGGACGTGGCGCTCGCCGCCGGCGTCCCGGTGGCCGGCTTCCTCGACGACCGCCTCGCCGGAGGAGAGGTGCGCGGGCTCCCCGTCGCCAAGCCCGAGGAACTGCCCGCCGGCGCCCCCTACCTGGTGGGAATCGCCGACCCGGCGGTGCGGGCCCGGCTGGTCGACCTGCTGGACGCCGCCGGCGGCGCCGCCGCCACCCTGGTCCACCCGCGGGCGATCATCGCCCCCGAGACCGAACTCGCTGCCGGCTGCCTGGTGATGGGCGGCGCCCACCTCTCCAGCAACGTGCTGCTCGGCCCGCACAGCCAGGTCCACTACAACGCCACCGTCGGCCACGACACCCGCCTCGACGCCCGCGTCACCGTCTACCCCGGCGCCAACGTCTCCGGCGCGGTCCACCTCGCCGCGGACTCCACCGTCGGCTCCGGCGCCGTCGTCCTGCAGGGCCGCACCGTCGGCCGCGCCGCCTTCGTCGGCGCCGGCGCCGTCGTCACCCGCGACGTGCCGCCCGGCGCCACCGTGGTCGGAGCCCCGGCCCGGCCGCTGCGCTGA
- a CDS encoding putative leader peptide, with protein MTRPLLTRRLHVDLRRTAGAVCPAS; from the coding sequence ATGACCCGGCCGCTGCTCACCCGCCGCCTGCACGTGGACCTCCGGCGCACCGCCGGCGCGGTCTGTCCGGCCTCCTGA
- a CDS encoding undecaprenyl-diphosphate phosphatase: MNWFHAAVLGLVQGLTEFLPVSSSAHLRVFSALAGWDDPGAAFTAVTQLGTESAVLIYFRRDIGAIIRAWTLSLFRSEWRRDPNARLGWYVIVGTLPIGILGKLFQDTIETTLRDLRLIGTTLILFGVILAVADRSRAVRNARGIDSLTFPHALIYGAAQSLALIPGVSRSGGTISAGLFLGYSREAAARYSFLLAIPAVLASGGLELLKIGEGPAPAWGPTVLATLIAFAVGYAAIAWFLKYISHHSFMPFVIYRILLGITIIALVTAGTLAPDAGALH, encoded by the coding sequence ATCAACTGGTTCCACGCGGCCGTACTCGGCCTGGTCCAGGGCCTGACCGAATTCCTCCCGGTCTCCTCCAGCGCCCACCTGCGCGTCTTCTCCGCCCTCGCCGGCTGGGACGACCCCGGCGCCGCCTTCACCGCCGTCACCCAGCTCGGCACCGAATCCGCCGTGCTCATCTACTTCCGGCGCGACATCGGCGCGATCATCAGAGCCTGGACCCTCTCGCTGTTCCGCTCCGAGTGGCGCCGCGACCCCAACGCCAGACTCGGCTGGTACGTCATCGTCGGCACCCTCCCGATCGGCATCCTCGGCAAGCTCTTCCAGGACACCATCGAGACCACCCTGCGCGACCTCCGCCTGATCGGCACCACCCTCATCCTCTTCGGTGTCATCCTCGCCGTCGCCGACCGCTCCCGCGCCGTCCGCAACGCCCGCGGCATCGACTCCCTCACCTTCCCCCACGCCCTCATCTACGGCGCCGCCCAGTCCCTCGCCCTCATCCCCGGCGTCTCCCGCTCCGGCGGCACCATCAGCGCCGGCCTCTTCCTCGGCTACAGCCGCGAGGCCGCCGCCCGCTACTCCTTCCTCCTCGCGATCCCCGCCGTCCTCGCCTCCGGCGGCCTCGAACTCCTCAAGATCGGCGAAGGCCCCGCCCCCGCCTGGGGACCCACCGTCCTCGCCACCCTCATCGCCTTCGCCGTCGGCTACGCCGCCATCGCCTGGTTCCTCAAATACATCTCCCACCACAGCTTCATGCCGTTCGTCATCTACCGGATCCTCCTCGGCATCACCATCATCGCCCTCGTCACCGCCGGTACCCTCGCCCCCGACGCAGGCGCCCTGCACTGA
- a CDS encoding NAD-dependent epimerase/dehydratase family protein produces MRVVITGGAGFIGANLARELTSRQEVTEVRVVDDLSTGSKANLAGVDVTLFEGTILDPALLDAAFTGADAVVHLAALPSVPRSVAAPLASHHANATGTLEVLEAARRAGGLYVAAASSSSVYGANRELPKRESMRTAPMSPYAVSKLATEAYLGAYHHCYGLGVLPLRFFNVFGPLQPAGHAYAAVVPAFLDAALNGRPVTVHGDGLQSRDFTFVGTVAQVLTEAVLNRVVSADPVNLAFGTRTSLLELIELMGTVLGAPVAAEHVDPRPGDVRDSQADNARLRELFPAVRPVALEEGLRRTADWFRTL; encoded by the coding sequence ATGCGAGTGGTGATCACCGGTGGAGCCGGTTTCATCGGGGCCAACCTGGCCCGGGAGTTGACGTCCCGCCAGGAGGTGACCGAGGTCCGGGTGGTGGACGACCTGTCCACCGGCAGCAAGGCCAACCTGGCGGGGGTGGACGTCACCCTGTTCGAGGGCACGATCCTCGACCCGGCGCTGCTGGACGCGGCGTTCACCGGCGCCGACGCGGTGGTTCACCTGGCGGCGCTGCCGTCGGTGCCCCGTTCGGTGGCGGCCCCGCTGGCCAGCCACCACGCGAACGCGACCGGCACCCTGGAGGTGCTGGAGGCGGCCCGCCGGGCCGGCGGCCTGTACGTGGCGGCCGCGTCCTCGTCCTCGGTGTACGGCGCGAACCGGGAGCTGCCCAAGCGCGAGTCGATGCGGACGGCGCCGATGAGCCCGTACGCCGTCTCCAAGCTGGCCACCGAGGCGTACCTCGGCGCCTACCACCACTGCTACGGCCTCGGCGTGCTGCCGCTGCGCTTCTTCAACGTGTTCGGCCCGCTGCAACCCGCCGGCCACGCGTACGCCGCCGTGGTGCCCGCGTTCCTGGACGCGGCGCTGAACGGCCGCCCGGTGACGGTGCACGGGGACGGGCTGCAGAGCCGCGACTTCACCTTCGTCGGCACGGTGGCGCAGGTGCTCACCGAGGCGGTGCTGAACCGGGTGGTCTCCGCGGACCCGGTCAACCTGGCGTTCGGGACGCGCACGTCGCTGCTGGAGCTGATCGAGCTGATGGGCACGGTGCTGGGCGCTCCGGTGGCCGCGGAGCACGTGGACCCGCGGCCGGGCGACGTGCGGGACTCGCAGGCCGACAACGCGCGGCTGCGCGAGCTGTTCCCCGCGGTGCGGCCGGTGGCTCTGGAGGAGGGCCTGCGGCGCACCGCGGACTGGTTCCGGACGCTCTGA
- a CDS encoding glycosyltransferase, giving the protein MPDQLPLRLRGEGGRPLRVAHLTTVDMSLHLLLATELTVDVEHGLQTHGLSAPGPYRERIEQLGVRHRPLPSLTRAWQPRADLAAARELLAALRKLQPDVLHTHNPKTGVMGRILGRLAGVPVVVNTCHGLWAQAHDPFAKRLAVLGAEALAARFSHAELYQNAEDRATLAKWGVPARRSRVVGNGVNLDRFPAPGPRRDALRAELRTRLGVAEDELLVGGVGRRVAEKGIREYAEAARALAGKARFVWIGPDDPDKPDALRTAEAGLEFLGSRDDMPAVYAALDVFVLPSYREGFSRSGMEAAASGLPMLLSDIRGCREIGTHDEHLLLAPAADAAALTTQLHRLLTEPDLRIRLGAAARRRALDQFDQRAVARVSLETYAAVARRRGLRWTTD; this is encoded by the coding sequence GTGCCTGACCAGCTCCCCCTGCGCCTGCGCGGCGAGGGCGGCCGGCCGCTGCGGGTCGCCCACCTCACCACCGTCGACATGTCGCTGCACCTGCTGCTGGCCACCGAACTGACCGTCGACGTCGAACACGGACTGCAGACCCACGGCCTCAGCGCACCCGGCCCCTACCGGGAGCGGATCGAGCAGCTCGGCGTCCGGCACCGGCCGCTGCCCTCGCTCACCCGCGCCTGGCAGCCTCGCGCCGACCTCGCCGCCGCCCGCGAACTGCTCGCCGCCCTGCGGAAGTTGCAGCCCGACGTGCTGCACACCCACAACCCGAAGACCGGCGTGATGGGCCGCATCCTCGGCCGCCTCGCCGGGGTCCCGGTGGTCGTCAACACCTGCCACGGCCTGTGGGCCCAGGCCCACGACCCGTTCGCCAAACGGCTCGCCGTGCTCGGCGCCGAGGCGCTGGCCGCCCGCTTCTCGCACGCCGAGCTCTACCAGAACGCCGAGGACCGCGCCACGCTCGCCAAGTGGGGCGTCCCCGCCCGGCGTTCACGCGTCGTCGGCAACGGCGTCAACCTCGACCGGTTCCCCGCCCCCGGCCCCCGCCGGGACGCCCTGCGCGCCGAACTGCGCACCCGACTCGGCGTCGCCGAGGACGAGTTGCTGGTCGGCGGGGTCGGCCGGCGGGTCGCCGAGAAGGGCATCCGCGAGTACGCCGAAGCCGCCCGCGCGCTGGCCGGCAAGGCCCGCTTCGTGTGGATCGGCCCCGACGACCCCGACAAGCCCGACGCGCTGCGCACCGCCGAGGCCGGACTCGAATTCCTCGGCAGCCGCGACGACATGCCCGCCGTGTACGCCGCCCTCGACGTCTTCGTCCTCCCCTCCTACCGGGAGGGCTTCTCCCGCTCCGGCATGGAGGCCGCCGCCAGCGGCCTGCCCATGCTGCTCAGCGACATCCGCGGCTGCCGCGAGATCGGCACCCACGACGAACACCTGCTGCTCGCCCCGGCGGCCGACGCCGCCGCCCTCACCACTCAGCTCCACCGGCTCCTCACCGAGCCCGACCTGCGGATACGACTGGGCGCGGCGGCCCGCCGCCGCGCCCTCGACCAGTTCGACCAGCGCGCGGTCGCCCGGGTCTCGCTGGAGACCTACGCCGCCGTCGCCCGCCGCCGCGGACTGCGCTGGACCACCGACTGA
- a CDS encoding DUF397 domain-containing protein, protein MTAQAADDRRKIELDVSGARWQSAGGDGTGVQIAFVDGCIAMRNGAEPDGPALIFTPAEWRAFVLGARDGEFDPNRPVGG, encoded by the coding sequence ATGACGGCACAGGCGGCGGACGACCGGCGCAAGATCGAGCTGGACGTGAGCGGCGCCCGCTGGCAGTCCGCGGGCGGCGACGGGACGGGCGTGCAGATCGCCTTCGTCGACGGCTGCATCGCGATGCGCAACGGCGCGGAACCCGACGGCCCGGCGCTGATCTTCACCCCGGCCGAGTGGCGGGCCTTCGTGCTGGGCGCCCGGGACGGCGAATTCGACCCGAACCGGCCGGTCGGCGGCTGA